ACCAAATGCTTTCGCGACGAGGATTTGCGCGCCGATCGTCAGCCCGAATTCACGCAGATCGATATCGAAACGTCGTTCATGGACGAGGCTGGCATCACGGCGTTGGTGGAAGAGATGATGCGCCAGCTTTTCAACGCCGTGCTCGACGTTGCGCTGCCGAATCCGTTCCCGCGCATGACTTTCGAGGAAGCGATGGCGCGCTACGGCTCGGACAAGCCCGATCTGCGCGTGCCTCTGGAACTGACCGAACTGACCGACCTGATGCGCGAAGTCGACTTCAAGGTTTTCCGCTCGGCAGCCGATTTGAAAGACGGCCGCGTCGCCGCCTTGCGCGTCCCGGGCGGCGGCGAATCGAGCCGCAAGGAGATCGACGATTACGCGCAATTCGTCGCGATTTATGGCGCGAAAGGGCTGGCGTACATCAAGGTCAACGATATCGCCAAAGGCGTCGCGGGCCTGCAATCGCCCATCGTCAAATTTCTGCCGGAAGGCGTGGTCGACAAAATACTTCGCCGAAGCAAAGCGCAGAACGGCGATCTCGTGTTCTTTGGCGCGGACCGGGCGAAAGTCGTCAACGACGCCCTCGGCGCGTTACGCGTCAAGATCGGCCATGAGCGCGGCTTCGCGGAAAAAGGCTGGCGGCCGCTGTGGGTCGTCGATTTCCCGATGTTCGAATACGACGACGAGGAAAAACGCTGGAACGCGCTGCACCACCCGTTTACCGCACCCAGGGAAGGCCACGAAGATTGTCTCTCATCCGATCCCGGCAAAGCGCTGTCGAAAGCTTACGACATGGTGTTGAACGGCTGGGAGATCGGCGGCGGCTCGGTGCGTATTCATCGCGAGGACGTGCAGTCGAAAGTGTTCCGCGCGCTGAATATCGGCGCTGAAGAAGCGCGCGCCAAATTCGGCTTCCTGCTCGACGCCCTGCAATACGGCGCCCCGCCGCACGGCGGCATCGCCTTCGGCCTCGACCGCATCGTCACCCTGATGACCGGCGCAACCTCGATCCGCGACGTCATCGCATTCCCGAAAACCCAGCGCGCGCAATGCCTGATGACGCAGGCGCCGAGCAGCGTCGATGAAAAGCAGTTAAGGGAATTGCATATACGGCTGCGGCAGGTC
Above is a genomic segment from Burkholderiales bacterium containing:
- the aspS gene encoding aspartate--tRNA ligase, which produces MRTDYCGNITREYLGETVTLCGWAHRRRDHGGVIFIDLRDREGLVQIVCNPEDAASFAVAATIRNEFVLRIAGEVRERPPGTANANLKTGEIEVVAREIEVLNPALTPPFLMDDEETSETVRLEYRFLDLRRPEMQKNLRLRYKVAMAVRQFLDQHGFIDIETPMLTRSTPEGARDYLVPSRVNAGQFFALPQSPQLFKQLLMIAGFDRYYQITKCFRDEDLRADRQPEFTQIDIETSFMDEAGITALVEEMMRQLFNAVLDVALPNPFPRMTFEEAMARYGSDKPDLRVPLELTELTDLMREVDFKVFRSAADLKDGRVAALRVPGGGESSRKEIDDYAQFVAIYGAKGLAYIKVNDIAKGVAGLQSPIVKFLPEGVVDKILRRSKAQNGDLVFFGADRAKVVNDALGALRVKIGHERGFAEKGWRPLWVVDFPMFEYDDEEKRWNALHHPFTAPREGHEDCLSSDPGKALSKAYDMVLNGWEIGGGSVRIHREDVQSKVFRALNIGAEEARAKFGFLLDALQYGAPPHGGIAFGLDRIVTLMTGATSIRDVIAFPKTQRAQCLMTQAPSSVDEKQLRELHIRLRQVENSAVPN